In Chloracidobacterium sp., the following proteins share a genomic window:
- the nrfD gene encoding polysulfide reductase NrfD, with the protein MAADKELQQKLHPAMVEGDHTYASVTDKISDVTLKKRTPFHWFIGFAIAFMVAQLLLFTTIWLLAKGIGIWGTNQPVGWAFPIINFVWWIGIGHAGTLISAILLLLNQKWRTSINRFAEAMTLFAVACAAIYPVFHTGRPWLAAYWLFPYPNTMGLWPQFRSPLIWDVFAVSTYATVSLLFWYVGLIPDLATLRDRAKNKYFKFVYSILCWGWRGSARHWHRYELAYLILAGLSTPLVLSVHSIVSLDFSVSQIPGWHATFFPPYFVAGAIYAGFAMVLILAIPLRHLYRMKDFITHQHLVYCGKVMLATGLIVFYSYIMEFYFGWYSGSQYEWFMVKNRIWEGPYWLFYWMLIVCNGLSPQLLWFKRFRESEFWLFVVSVIVSIGMWLERFVIIVTSLHRDFLPSSWAMYSPTIFDISMFVGTLGFFFTLIYLFVRFVPVISIFEVRTLLPEANVHGHQQDFDESVLEIEYTYDKTDPPNE; encoded by the coding sequence ATGGCGGCAGATAAGGAACTCCAGCAAAAACTCCACCCGGCGATGGTCGAAGGCGACCACACCTACGCGTCCGTCACGGACAAGATCAGCGACGTCACGCTCAAGAAGCGCACGCCGTTCCACTGGTTCATCGGGTTTGCGATCGCGTTCATGGTCGCGCAGCTCCTGCTGTTCACGACGATCTGGCTTCTTGCCAAGGGCATTGGCATATGGGGCACTAACCAGCCTGTCGGCTGGGCCTTCCCGATCATCAACTTTGTCTGGTGGATCGGTATCGGGCACGCCGGAACACTGATCTCCGCGATCCTGCTGCTGCTCAACCAGAAGTGGCGAACGTCGATCAACCGCTTTGCCGAGGCGATGACGCTATTCGCCGTGGCGTGCGCGGCGATCTATCCGGTTTTCCATACGGGCCGCCCGTGGCTGGCAGCCTATTGGCTGTTCCCGTATCCGAACACGATGGGCCTGTGGCCGCAGTTTCGCTCACCGCTGATATGGGACGTCTTCGCGGTCTCGACCTACGCCACGGTCTCGCTGCTGTTCTGGTATGTCGGACTGATCCCCGATCTTGCTACGCTGCGCGACAGGGCAAAGAATAAGTACTTCAAGTTCGTTTACTCGATCTTGTGCTGGGGCTGGCGCGGCAGCGCGCGACACTGGCACCGTTATGAGTTGGCATACCTGATACTCGCCGGCCTTTCGACGCCGCTCGTCCTTTCGGTCCACTCGATCGTGTCCCTGGACTTCTCGGTGTCGCAGATACCGGGCTGGCATGCCACATTCTTCCCGCCGTACTTTGTTGCGGGTGCGATCTATGCCGGTTTCGCGATGGTACTGATCCTGGCCATTCCGCTGCGTCATCTGTATCGGATGAAGGACTTTATCACCCACCAGCACCTTGTCTATTGCGGCAAGGTGATGCTGGCGACGGGGCTTATAGTCTTTTACTCCTACATAATGGAGTTTTACTTCGGATGGTACAGCGGCTCGCAGTATGAATGGTTCATGGTGAAGAACCGCATCTGGGAGGGGCCCTACTGGCTCTTTTACTGGATGCTGATCGTTTGCAACGGCCTGTCGCCGCAGCTTCTCTGGTTCAAGCGGTTCCGCGAGAGCGAGTTTTGGCTCTTCGTGGTCTCGGTGATCGTCAGCATCGGCATGTGGCTTGAGCGGTTCGTGATCATCGTGACGAGCCTGCACCGGGACTTTCTGCCGTCGTCATGGGCGATGTACAGCCCGACGATCTTTGATATTTCGATGTTCGTGGGCACACTCGGGTTCTTCTTTACCTTGATCTACCTGTTCGTCCGATTTGTGCCGGTGATCTCGATATTTGAGGTGAGAACGCTGTTGCCCGAGGCAAATGTTCACGGCCATCAGCAGGATTTTGACGAGAGCGTGCTCGAGATCGAATACACGTACGATAAGACGGATCCGCCGAATGAGTAG
- a CDS encoding cytochrome c oxidase subunit 3 — protein MAFAAASNHLDAFWGGFNTLVLIVSSLTMALTVYFAQKGKRNMQVIMILLTMLFGAAFLGVKAIEYTDKYNHALVPVTGWNKRAKEDKVASHAAEPAKPCWEVDHSPAAASAHKYVNPRGDFQWTDCSLVKLGQEHNFLTTDEKAGYFSNGEIDVNKFRDKVRIFFYLYFVMTGLHALHMIVGLAVMAWLLWTAWKGYYTPDYYMPVEMSGLYWHFVDIVWIFLFPLLYLLGRHFMH, from the coding sequence ATGGCGTTTGCCGCCGCCAGTAATCATCTGGATGCGTTCTGGGGCGGATTCAATACGCTTGTGCTGATCGTCAGTTCGCTGACGATGGCGCTGACCGTTTACTTTGCGCAAAAGGGCAAGCGCAACATGCAGGTCATCATGATCTTGCTGACCATGCTCTTCGGCGCGGCGTTCCTCGGCGTAAAGGCGATCGAATATACCGACAAATACAACCATGCTCTCGTGCCGGTGACGGGCTGGAACAAGCGGGCCAAAGAGGACAAGGTCGCAAGTCACGCGGCTGAGCCAGCGAAACCATGCTGGGAGGTCGATCACAGCCCCGCCGCGGCCTCGGCCCATAAGTATGTCAATCCGCGCGGCGATTTTCAGTGGACTGACTGCTCGCTCGTCAAACTGGGCCAGGAGCATAACTTCCTGACCACGGATGAAAAGGCCGGCTACTTCTCGAATGGTGAGATCGACGTCAATAAATTCCGCGATAAGGTCCGCATCTTTTTCTACCTGTATTTCGTGATGACCGGGCTCCACGCTCTGCATATGATCGTCGGGCTCGCGGTCATGGCTTGGCTCCTGTGGACGGCATGGAAGGGCTATTACACGCCGGACTATTATATGCCGGTCGAGATGTCGGGCCTCTACTGGCACTTTGTCGATATCGTGTGGATATTTCTGTTCCCGCTGCTGTACCTGCTGGGTAGGCACTTTATGCATTAG
- the ctaD gene encoding cytochrome c oxidase subunit I — MSAEETITSGYGGTKLNYLTNGTTLKSWLLTKDHKRIAIMYLITVSLFFMMGGLYAAAIRLELLTPNSDLFQTATYNKVFTQHGVLMIFFFLLPAIPAVLGNFLLPLMIGAKDLALPRINLLSLYIYWIGGVLALWALMQGGVDTGWTFYTPYSTTFSNSYVMLVGLGVFINGFSSILTGLNFIVTIHTMRAPGMTWFRLPLFVWAHYAVSLVMILGTPVVAITILLLAIERVAHVGIFDPAIGGDPILFQHLFWFYSHPAVYIMILPGMGVVSELISNFARKKIFGYEFIAFSSIAIAVFGFLVWGHHMFVSGQSIYASLVFSFLTMVVAVPSAIKMFNWTATLYKGSISFDTPMLYAIGFMGLFLIGGLTGLFLGSIGLTVHLTDTYFVVAHFHYVMVGGQVIAYLGGIHYWWPKMTGRMYSEFWGKISAMLVFVGFNLTFFPQFILGYLGMPRRYAAYPPEFQVLNIFSTAGASVLGIGLLLPVVYLVHSLFFGKKAGDNPWMHPGLEWRTSSPPPTENFEKMPVVTWDAYEFGEGSGMDLEGARQREALQA; from the coding sequence ATGAGCGCGGAAGAGACGATCACATCAGGCTACGGCGGGACGAAGCTCAACTATCTGACCAATGGCACGACGCTTAAGTCGTGGCTATTGACAAAGGACCACAAGCGCATCGCGATCATGTATCTGATCACGGTATCGCTGTTCTTTATGATGGGCGGGTTGTATGCCGCCGCGATCCGGCTAGAGCTTCTCACACCCAATAGTGACCTGTTTCAGACGGCGACCTACAACAAGGTCTTCACGCAGCACGGCGTGCTGATGATCTTCTTCTTCCTCTTGCCCGCGATCCCAGCGGTATTGGGCAACTTCCTGCTGCCGCTGATGATCGGTGCAAAGGACCTCGCCCTGCCGCGCATCAACTTGTTGAGTTTGTATATCTACTGGATCGGCGGAGTTCTCGCTCTGTGGGCCCTGATGCAGGGCGGCGTTGACACGGGATGGACGTTCTATACGCCTTACAGCACGACATTCTCGAATTCTTATGTGATGCTCGTCGGCCTGGGCGTTTTCATCAATGGATTCTCGTCCATCCTCACGGGGCTTAACTTTATCGTTACTATCCATACGATGCGTGCGCCGGGAATGACATGGTTCCGGCTGCCGCTATTCGTCTGGGCCCATTACGCCGTCAGCCTCGTGATGATACTCGGAACGCCGGTCGTCGCGATCACTATCCTGCTGCTGGCAATTGAGCGCGTGGCGCATGTTGGCATCTTTGATCCGGCCATCGGCGGTGACCCGATACTGTTCCAGCACCTGTTCTGGTTCTACTCGCACCCGGCGGTTTACATCATGATCCTGCCGGGCATGGGCGTCGTGTCCGAGCTGATCTCGAATTTTGCACGAAAGAAGATCTTTGGCTACGAATTCATCGCGTTCTCATCGATCGCTATCGCGGTGTTTGGCTTCTTGGTCTGGGGACATCATATGTTCGTCAGCGGCCAATCGATCTATGCGAGCCTAGTGTTCTCGTTCCTGACGATGGTCGTGGCGGTCCCATCGGCGATCAAGATGTTCAACTGGACGGCGACGCTTTATAAGGGATCGATCTCATTCGATACGCCGATGCTGTATGCGATCGGCTTTATGGGCTTGTTCCTGATCGGCGGCCTGACAGGGCTGTTTCTCGGATCGATCGGCCTGACTGTTCACCTGACAGACACATACTTTGTCGTCGCACACTTTCACTACGTAATGGTCGGCGGCCAGGTGATCGCTTATCTCGGAGGCATCCACTACTGGTGGCCAAAGATGACGGGCCGAATGTACTCGGAGTTTTGGGGCAAGATCTCAGCGATGCTGGTTTTTGTCGGGTTTAACCTGACGTTCTTCCCGCAGTTCATTCTCGGCTATTTGGGGATGCCGCGCAGGTACGCGGCGTATCCGCCGGAATTTCAGGTGCTGAACATCTTCTCGACCGCAGGTGCCTCGGTGCTCGGTATTGGTTTGCTGCTGCCGGTGGTATATCTCGTTCATTCGCTCTTCTTCGGTAAGAAAGCGGGTGATAATCCGTGGATGCACCCGGGCCTCGAATGGCGAACGAGCTCGCCGCCGCCGACGGAGAATTTTGAGAAAATGCCCGTCGTAACATGGGACGCCTACGAATTCGGTGAAGGGAGCGGTATGGACCTTGAGGGAGCGAGACAACGCGAGGCACTGCAAGCGTGA
- a CDS encoding SCO family protein: MFTAYAQKTEHYNSPLYSPKVYDPSAAASATSGLPEALKTVGIEQKLGEQLPLDTEMKDETGKLVKLGSFFNNGRPVIIAFVYYECPMLCNQVLNGLTGSLKGINLNVGKDFDVVAISFDAREFDSPDVAKAKKEGYIERYGRPGSENGWHFLTGTQTSIDAVTKAAGFGYQWDERTQQFAHAAAVMVTTPDGRLSHYFYGIDYAPRDLKFGLMESADNKVGSAAEQLLLYCYHYDPATGKYGLAILRVMRAGGILTLIAMGAMGFIFWRRNKKRVNSGKSDH; encoded by the coding sequence TTGTTTACTGCCTACGCGCAGAAGACCGAGCATTACAATTCGCCGCTCTATTCGCCAAAGGTATACGATCCTTCGGCGGCGGCCTCGGCCACCAGCGGACTGCCGGAAGCTTTGAAAACTGTCGGGATCGAGCAGAAGCTCGGCGAGCAATTGCCGCTCGACACCGAGATGAAGGACGAGACCGGCAAACTCGTCAAACTCGGAAGCTTCTTTAATAATGGCAGGCCCGTGATCATTGCTTTTGTCTATTACGAATGCCCGATGCTGTGCAATCAGGTGCTCAACGGCCTGACCGGTTCGCTCAAGGGCATTAACCTCAACGTCGGTAAGGACTTTGACGTTGTGGCGATCAGCTTTGACGCTCGCGAGTTTGATTCGCCTGACGTCGCGAAAGCCAAGAAGGAGGGATACATAGAACGTTACGGCCGTCCAGGATCCGAGAACGGCTGGCACTTCCTGACCGGTACCCAAACGTCGATAGACGCCGTGACAAAGGCGGCCGGTTTCGGCTACCAGTGGGACGAAAGGACGCAGCAATTTGCTCACGCCGCCGCCGTGATGGTAACGACGCCGGATGGCAGGCTTTCGCATTACTTTTACGGAATCGACTATGCTCCGCGCGATCTAAAATTCGGTCTCATGGAATCTGCCGATAATAAGGTCGGCAGCGCCGCGGAGCAGCTATTGCTCTATTGCTATCATTATGATCCGGCGACGGGCAAATATGGCTTGGCCATCCTTAGAGTAATGCGGGCGGGCGGCATTCTGACGCTTATTGCCATGGGAGCGATGGGGTTCATTTTTTGGAGACGGAACAAGAAGCGAGTGAATAGTGGCAAGTCCGATCACTGA
- a CDS encoding ABC transporter ATP-binding protein produces MEPIVRTVDLTKSYKVGKLDVPALRGITLDVNEGEFVAIMGPSGCGKSTLLHLLGGLLSPTTGSIVIDGEDLSKVSDARRTDIRRRKIGFVFQRFNLFPTLSAEGNLKLAEKIHTGNGAKGSDRRREVLRLLKLEDKMHHKPVELSGGEQQRVALARAIVNGPAIILADEPTGNLDTENSQIVLDMFKELNEKFNQTIIMITHNPEAAAVCSRTIQMRDGHVV; encoded by the coding sequence ATGGAACCCATCGTTCGCACTGTAGATCTCACGAAATCGTACAAAGTTGGCAAGCTTGACGTGCCTGCACTGCGCGGCATTACGCTCGATGTCAACGAGGGCGAATTCGTGGCCATAATGGGCCCGTCAGGCTGCGGCAAATCAACACTGCTCCACTTGCTTGGCGGCCTGCTGTCACCGACCACGGGCAGCATCGTTATTGACGGCGAAGACCTGTCAAAGGTCTCGGATGCACGGCGGACGGACATTCGCCGGCGCAAGATCGGCTTTGTCTTTCAGCGGTTCAACCTTTTCCCGACGCTGTCCGCTGAAGGCAACCTCAAGCTCGCTGAGAAGATACACACCGGCAACGGAGCAAAAGGGTCGGACCGCCGCCGGGAAGTTTTGCGGCTGCTGAAGCTCGAGGATAAAATGCACCATAAGCCGGTCGAACTGTCGGGTGGCGAACAGCAGCGTGTCGCCCTGGCCCGTGCGATCGTCAACGGCCCGGCGATCATCCTTGCTGATGAGCCGACGGGCAACCTTGACACCGAGAATTCGCAGATCGTGCTGGATATGTTCAAGGAGCTGAACGAGAAATTCAACCAAACGATCATTATGATCACGCATAATCCTGAGGCTGCGGCGGTTTGTTCGCGGACGATCCAGATGCGTGACGGGCACGTAGTGTAG
- a CDS encoding DUF3341 domain-containing protein — MAEKLHGVMAEFDTATELVDAARAVRDAGYRKTDAFSPFPLHEIDEALGIKRSVLPFLIFAGGLTGLLTGLGLQYFVHVYDFPIIVGGRPHFSLPAFIPPMFELTILFSAFTAVFGMLFLNGLPSPYHPVFNIPRFALATREKFFLIIESDDPKYDHDETRAFMGTLGAQEVFDVPE; from the coding sequence ATGGCTGAAAAGCTACATGGAGTAATGGCCGAGTTTGACACGGCGACCGAACTGGTCGACGCGGCGAGAGCGGTGCGCGATGCGGGCTATCGAAAGACGGACGCATTCTCGCCGTTTCCGCTGCATGAGATCGATGAGGCCTTGGGCATCAAGCGCAGCGTGCTGCCGTTCTTGATATTCGCCGGCGGCCTGACCGGCCTGCTGACGGGCCTCGGCCTGCAGTATTTCGTTCACGTTTATGATTTTCCGATCATCGTCGGCGGCCGGCCGCATTTCAGCCTGCCGGCGTTCATTCCGCCGATGTTCGAGCTGACGATCCTTTTTTCGGCATTCACGGCTGTCTTTGGAATGCTGTTCCTCAACGGGCTGCCGTCGCCATATCATCCGGTATTCAATATCCCGAGATTCGCGCTTGCGACGCGAGAGAAGTTTTTCCTGATCATCGAATCCGACGATCCTAAATACGACCACGACGAGACCCGTGCATTTATGGGGACCTTGGGCGCACAGGAGGTGTTCGATGTTCCTGAATAG
- a CDS encoding cytochrome c: MFLNRSQKSEFRSQKGRIGIYGVILISAFSILTSACGVRFDMQDQPRYKAYKKSDFFADGRASRDQVEGTIARGQLRENKAFYTGKIDNPDASAPVQSTTDATGNTLVTTFPNSIDEFPVPVTKELVERGRERYNIYCIVCHGPVGNGDGMVVRRGFPQPPTYHDDRLRNAPVGHFFDVITNGWGKMSSYAYQVQPADRWAIVAYIRALQVSQNPEENLRSISAPAPPKTGDTAHGGKP; the protein is encoded by the coding sequence ATGTTCCTGAATAGAAGTCAGAAGTCAGAATTCAGAAGCCAGAAAGGAAGGATCGGCATCTACGGTGTCATTCTGATCTCTGCCTTCTCTATCCTCACTTCGGCGTGTGGCGTGCGTTTCGACATGCAGGACCAGCCGCGTTACAAGGCGTACAAGAAGAGTGATTTCTTTGCTGACGGCCGGGCTTCGCGCGATCAGGTTGAGGGAACCATCGCCCGCGGCCAGCTACGCGAGAATAAGGCGTTCTACACCGGTAAGATCGACAATCCGGACGCGAGCGCGCCGGTGCAATCGACGACCGACGCAACCGGGAACACGCTCGTAACGACATTTCCGAACTCTATTGATGAGTTTCCAGTTCCGGTGACAAAGGAGTTGGTCGAACGCGGCCGCGAGCGATACAACATCTACTGCATCGTCTGTCACGGACCCGTAGGGAACGGTGACGGAATGGTCGTGCGTCGCGGCTTTCCCCAGCCGCCGACGTATCACGATGACCGGCTTCGAAATGCTCCGGTGGGACATTTCTTTGATGTGATCACGAATGGCTGGGGCAAGATGAGCTCATATGCTTATCAGGTGCAGCCGGCGGATCGATGGGCGATAGTGGCGTATATCAGGGCGCTTCAGGTCAGCCAGAATCCGGAAGAGAATTTGAGGAGCATATCGGCACCAGCACCTCCGAAAACAGGCGATACCGCCCACGGAGGCAAACCGTAA
- a CDS encoding cytochrome C oxidase subunit IV family protein, which produces MSDNHSEGQHIGIPGYLGVFAVLVVGTVLTYVVATVDLDFIFPGANTLVALLIAFTKMTCVMLFFMHVRWSPRLIWMAAVASFFWLAIMFAFTMGDYFTRATGVFSG; this is translated from the coding sequence ATGTCGGATAACCATTCAGAAGGGCAGCATATCGGAATTCCGGGTTACCTTGGCGTGTTTGCCGTACTCGTGGTTGGTACGGTGCTGACCTATGTCGTGGCAACCGTTGACCTCGACTTCATTTTCCCCGGGGCCAACACGCTCGTCGCGTTATTGATCGCATTTACCAAGATGACGTGCGTCATGCTCTTTTTTATGCACGTTCGGTGGAGCCCGAGACTCATCTGGATGGCCGCGGTCGCGAGCTTTTTCTGGCTTGCCATCATGTTTGCCTTTACGATGGGAGACTATTTTACACGGGCCACAGGTGTCTTTTCCGGTTGA
- the coxB gene encoding cytochrome c oxidase subunit II yields the protein MQSTTWIPFFPEAASSFAWQVDLLYFYLIAVSVAFSIPIVVAIFFFAIRYREVEKFATPDEMHGSMVLETVWSIIPFVVSMTIFLGGAIVYFNQYEPPDDAMEIFVVGKQWMWKVQHQTGQREINELHVPVGKKIKLTMTTEDVLHDFFVPAFRTKIDAVPGRYTYLWFEPTVTGKFHLFCAEYCGLNHSGMGGSVYVMEQRDFDNWLSGNVAGQTPVEQGKDLFMNKLGCASCHTGGPAQRGAKLEGIFNHEVKLVGGQTVTADDQYIRNSILNPTSQIVDGFQPIMPTFKGQVTEEQLNALVAYIKSLSPNAPAASAPAAPAAGANTDSANKAPARSAANSSK from the coding sequence ATGCAGAGCACTACGTGGATACCATTTTTTCCTGAAGCAGCGTCCAGCTTTGCCTGGCAGGTAGACCTGCTTTATTTCTACCTTATTGCGGTGTCGGTGGCGTTCTCGATCCCGATCGTGGTGGCGATCTTCTTCTTTGCGATCAGGTATCGCGAGGTAGAGAAATTTGCCACGCCTGACGAGATGCACGGCTCGATGGTGCTCGAGACGGTCTGGTCGATCATACCGTTTGTCGTGTCGATGACGATCTTTCTTGGCGGTGCGATCGTCTACTTTAATCAATACGAGCCACCCGACGATGCGATGGAGATCTTCGTGGTCGGCAAGCAGTGGATGTGGAAGGTCCAGCACCAGACAGGCCAGCGAGAGATCAACGAACTCCACGTTCCCGTGGGCAAGAAGATCAAGCTCACGATGACCACCGAGGACGTGCTGCACGACTTTTTTGTGCCGGCCTTTCGGACCAAGATCGACGCGGTTCCGGGCCGATATACATATCTATGGTTCGAGCCGACGGTCACGGGTAAGTTTCACCTGTTCTGCGCCGAGTATTGCGGCCTCAACCATTCGGGCATGGGCGGCTCTGTCTATGTGATGGAGCAGCGTGATTTTGACAATTGGCTGAGCGGCAATGTCGCGGGCCAGACGCCGGTGGAGCAAGGCAAGGACCTCTTTATGAACAAGCTGGGCTGTGCCTCATGCCACACGGGCGGGCCGGCCCAGCGTGGAGCTAAACTCGAGGGCATCTTCAATCATGAGGTCAAGCTCGTTGGCGGCCAGACGGTCACGGCGGACGATCAATATATTCGCAATTCTATACTGAATCCGACATCGCAGATCGTTGACGGATTTCAGCCGATCATGCCGACATTCAAGGGCCAGGTCACCGAGGAGCAATTGAATGCGTTGGTTGCATACATCAAGTCGCTGAGCCCGAACGCACCAGCCGCGTCCGCTCCGGCGGCACCCGCCGCAGGTGCCAACACGGACTCGGCCAACAAGGCCCCGGCCAGATCGGCGGCGAACAGCAGTAAGTAG